GTTGGTGTTCATTCTGTTGTGCCGCGGCTAGGTCGAAATTGATGAAACGCTTGCTTGCAATTAGCTCGCTCACTTTGCTGGCCTCGTTGGCGCTGTTGGTGGTTTCACCTGCAGGATCCTTGGCAGCACAAGATGAAGTGACCGTGGTGGACGCTCATGCGGACGCGGCGAACAACGAAGGTGGCGATCATGACCATGATCACGAAAGTGATGACCATGGGCACGATGAAGCCGCCGGAGACGAACATGGTCACGGCGACGAAGACCATGCGACGACTCCGTTGTTGTCGTTTGACGTCGGGTCGGCCATTTGGAACCTGATCATCTTCCTGTGTGTCTTGGCGATTCTGTCCAAATTCGTTTGGCCAGCCGTCTTGGGCGGTTTGCAGGCTCGCGAAGAAAAGATTCGCGAAGATTTGGAATCGGCTGAAAAGGCCAGTGCCGAAGCGAAGCAGATGCTGAGCGATTACCAGCTGAAATTGGATGAGGCCACCGGCCAAGTTCAAAGCATGTTGGCAGATGCTCGTCGCGACGCCGAAGCCAACGGACAGAAAATTGTCGATGCTGCCAAAGTGGAAGCGGCTGCTCAACGCGAGCGTGCTTTGTCGGACATCGAGAACGCGAAGAAAGTTGCGATGGCTGAAATGGCCGGACAAACGTCCAAGTTGGCCATGCAAGTTGCTCGCAGCGTTGTCGGTCGCGAATTGTCGGCTGATGACCATGCGGATTTGATTCGTCAATCGATGGAACGGCTGCCCAGCCAAAACTAACGCCGTTGACGTGGTCAAACTTCCTTCCCTGAAATTCCTACGACGCTCAACCGACGAGACCCCCAACGTGTCCGAAACCGCCTCGCATTCCACCGTCCTTGACGTCGGCGCCGAACAACTCGGCAAGACCTACGCACGGGCGTTGCTCGCTGCGACTCAAGCGGATGGATCCACCGATGCGGTCGTCAGCGACTTGAATGCGATTTGTGATGAAGCCTTGTTGCACAGCCCCAAGCTGCAACTGGCGTTTGAATCGCCTCAAATCGACGCTGCTGAAAAGTGCCGGGTGGTGGACCGTTTGTTTGGTGGAAACAGTCATCCCCTCTTGATCAAGTTGATGAAGGTGATGGCCAAACGTGGTCGGCTCGGTTACTTGGTCGCGGTTCGAGATGCGGCGGTCGATTTGTTCGACGAAGCGGCTGGTCGACTGGTCGCAGAAGTACGCACGGCGGTTCCATTGACGGAACAGCTTCGTGGGGAAGTCACCCAACAGCTTTCAACCCGATTTGGCAAAACCGTTCGCCTCCGAGAGTCCGTCGACACGGGCTTGGTTGGTGGCATGGTGATCCGAGTCGGTGACACGGTCTTCGATTCGTCGGTGGCCAGCCGATTGGACAAACTTGGCAAGTCCGCCGCAGCTGGTTTCGCCCGGCAGTTGCTGGAACATTCGGATCGATTCAGTTCAACATCGTGATCATCACGTTTGTTGAACGCCCTCCTCAAACCATTTACGCACAAACCACCATCGGAAAACACGGTACGGTCCAGTGAAATTCAATAGCGACGAGATCGCCTCTGTCTTGCAGGCCGAGATCGAACAATTCGATAACAAAGTTGACGTCCGAGAAGTCGGAACGGTCTTGGAAGTTGGTGACGGGATCGCTCGCGTGTACGGCCTGTCCGGCGTCATGGCTGGCGAAATGGTCGAGTTTGCCAACGGCTCGATCGGACTGGCTTTCAACTTGGAAGAAAACAGCGTCGGGGTCATCATTCTCGGTGAGTACCTGACGATTGAAGAAGGTCAAGAAGTCAAAGCTCTGGGCACGCTGTTGTCCGTTCCTGCTGGCGACGCGGTCATCGGCCGTGTGCTCGATCCACTCGGGAACCCGTTGGATGGCAAGGGACCTGTTCAAACCGACATCACACGCCCGGTGGAAATCATCGCAACGGGTGTTGCCGAACGCAAACCGGTCACCGAGCCTCTGCAAACCGGGATCAAGGCCATCGACTCGATGACCCCGATCGGACGCGGTCAACGCGAACTGATCATTGGTGACCGCAAGACCGGCAAGACCGCCATCGCGATCGACGCGATCCTGAACCAAAAGGGTCAGGGCGTGAAGTGTTTCTACATCGCTATCGGACAAAAGGACTCCGCCGTTGCTTCGGTCGTCGACGTCCTCGAACGTCACGGTGCGATGGAATACACCACCGTCATCGCCGCTGGTGCGAGTGCTCCTGCTCCGTTGCAGTACATCGCTCCCTATGCCGGCACCGCGATGGCTGAACACTTCATGTTCAATGGCGGGCACGCTTTGGTCGTCTACGATGACTTGTCCAAGCAAGCCACGGCGTATCGCCAGATGTCCTTGCTGATGCGTCGCCCACCAGGCCGCGAAGCTTACCCCGGGGACGTGTTCTACTGTCACAGTCGTTTGCTGGAGCGTTCGTCGAAGTTGTCCGATGAGCTCGGTGGCGGATCGATCACCAGCCTTCCAATCATCGAAACACTGGAAGGGGAAGTCTCGGCTTACATCCCAACCAACGTGATTTCGATCACCGACGGTCAGATCTACGTTCAGCCCGACTTGTTCTTCTCGGGCGTTCGCCCCGCCATGAACCCCGGGATCAGTGTTTCCCGCGTGGGTGGTGCGGCTCAAACCAAGGCCATGAAAAAGGTCTCTGGCGGTTTGCGTCTGCAACTGGCCGCCTTCCGTGCTTTGGAAGCGTTTGCCCAACTGGGGACGGACTTGGATCCCGCGACCCAAGCTGAGCTGGATCGTGGTTACCGCATGGTCGAGTTGCTCAAGCAGCCACAGTACCAACCGCTTTCGGTTGCTGAGCAAGTGATCAGCATTTACGCCGGCACGAACGGTCACCTCGATGACGTGGCTGTCAAAGAAGTGCAGCGGTTCGAGAAGGAATTCCTGCAGTACGTTCATGACAAGCACTCTTCGCTGATCAGCGATCTGACTGCGACGCCGGCCTTGAGCGATGAGATTGTCGAACGCATTGTTGCGGCGATCAAAGAGTTCAAGACTGTCTACAAACCCGCCACCCCTGCAGCCTGAACCCGAAAGGCGGATTGATTCATGGCCAACGCACGTGCCCTTGATAAACGACGCAAGTCGATTCGCAACATCCGCAAGATCACGCGGACGATGGAGCTGATCGCAACGGCTCGGTACAAAAAAGCAATGGACCGCGCAGCAGCGGCCACGGCTTACACCGAGCAGATCACCAAAATCGTCTCGCGCCTCGCGGATGCCGGGTTGGACGTGCAGCACCCGCTGTTGGAACAACGCGAAAAGATCAACACCACGCGGGTTCTGGTTATGGCCAGTAACCGCGGTTTGTGCGGTGGTTACAACGCGTCCGTTTTGCGGACCGCGATGCCACGTATCAAAACGCTTCGTGAGTCGATTCCGAACGTCATCATCGATGCCAGTGGCAAACGCGGTGTCAACGGATTGAAGTTCCGCGGGATCGAAACGGATCAGCAGTTCCTGCAGTTTGAAGATCAGCCTGCTTACGACGATGTTGAGAAGATTGCGGAAGGTTACTTGGCCGAGTACATCACCGGTAAAATCGATCGGTTGGATGTCGTTTACACCAAGTTCATCAGCACTTCGAAACAACAAACGGTGATCGAAACGTTGTTGCCGCTTGGTTCGCTGGGCGATGAATCGGAGTCTGCCTCGGGTGGCCCCGACGAAAGCAATGCGGAATACGAATTCCTTCCCTCGGCCGAAAGCATCTTGGAAGAAGTCGTTCCGACCAGTTTCAAAGTCAAGTTGTTCAAGTGCTTCCTGGATTCCGCCGTCAGCGAGCAAGTCGCTCGAATGATCGCGATGAAGGGAGCGACCGAGAGTGCCGGCGACATGATCAAGCAGTTGTCGATGACCTACAACCGTGCCCGTCAGAGTCAGATCACCGGCGAAATCATGGAAATCATCGGTGGTGTCGAGGCCCTGGAAGGCTGATGCCTGCGGGCCGATCAAGAGCTTCGAGCGACTTGCCACTAGCTTTTTTGAGACACCGATTTTGAACTGACCAACCGACCACGAAAACACACCACCTCATTCAATCTTTAAGCTAACTGCTAGTAGCTAACCGCTAGGAGCTTCTCCCCCATGTCCACTGCAACCGCCACCGGCCGCGTCACTCAAGTCATCGGCTCGACCTTTGATGCCGAGTTTCCTGAAGGTCAACTGCCAAAGATCTACAACGCTTTGACAATCCAAAGCGAGCACAAAGGGGTCACCATTGACTTGACCGGCGAAGTGCAACAGCACCTCGGTGGTGGTCGTGTTCGGGCGATTGCTTTGGGTTCGACCGAAGGCATGATGCGAGGCATGGACGTGATCGATACCGGCAGCCCGGTTTCGGTTCCTGTCGGAAAAGCAACGCTGGGCCGCGTCTTCAACGTGCTCGGCAAACCGATCGACAAACGGGGTGACGTGCAAGCGGACGACTACTGGCCGATTCACCGTCAAGCACCGCCTCTCAACGAACTGTCGACGAACACGGAATTGTTCGAAACGGGCATCAAGGTCGTCGACCTTTTGACCCCCTTTGTTCGTGGTGGGAAGGCTGGTTTGTTCGGTGGTGCCGGTCTGGGCAAGACCGTGATTCTGACCGAATTGATTGCTCGAATCGCATCCAGCCACGGTGGTTATTCGGTCTTCGCTGGTGTGGGTGAGCGAACTCGCGAAGGCACCGACCTCTGGTTGGAAATGCAAGAAACTGAGATCGGTTCGACCGGTCGCAACGTGATCGAGCAAACCTGCATGGTGTTCGGTCAGATGAACGAGCCACCAGGTTCGCGTCTTCGTGTTGCCCTGTCCGCACTGACGATGGCGGAATACTTCCGCGACACAACCGGTGCCGACACGCTGTTGTTCGTCGACAACATCTTCCGCTTCTCGCAAGCGGGTTCGGAAGTGTCCGCACTTCTGGGACGGATGCCATCGGCTGTGGGTTACCAGCCCACGCTGGCAACCGAAATGGGTGCTCTGCAAGAACGAATCACCTCGACCAAGCAAGGTGCTATCACATCGGTGCAAGCCGTTTACGTGCCTGCCGATGACCCGACTGACCCCGCACCGGCCACGGCGTTCGGTCAGCTCGACGCGTTCATTTATCTTGAGCGTTCGATTTCGGAAAAAGGGATTTATCCCGCCATCGACCCGTTGGCTTCGAACTCGCGAATTTTGGACCCTCAGTACGTCGGCGACCGTCACTACACGATCGCCCGCCGCGTTCAAACGATCTTGCAACGTTACCGCGAACTGCAAGACATCATCGCGATTCTCGGTGTTGACGAACTCAGCGAAGAGGACAAGACCATCGTTCACCGCGCACGTCGCATCGAACGATTCCTGTCGCAACCCTTCCTCGTGGCGGAAGTCTTCATCGGCAAACCCGGTGAGATCACCTCGCTCGAAGACACGATTCGCAGCTTCGAAGGAATCTGTGATGGCAAGTACGATCACTTGCCCGAGCAAGCGTTCATGTATGTCGGTGCGATCGAGCAAGCCGAAGAGCA
Above is a window of Rhodopirellula islandica DNA encoding:
- the atpF gene encoding F0F1 ATP synthase subunit B, encoding MKRLLAISSLTLLASLALLVVSPAGSLAAQDEVTVVDAHADAANNEGGDHDHDHESDDHGHDEAAGDEHGHGDEDHATTPLLSFDVGSAIWNLIIFLCVLAILSKFVWPAVLGGLQAREEKIREDLESAEKASAEAKQMLSDYQLKLDEATGQVQSMLADARRDAEANGQKIVDAAKVEAAAQRERALSDIENAKKVAMAEMAGQTSKLAMQVARSVVGRELSADDHADLIRQSMERLPSQN
- the atpH gene encoding ATP synthase F1 subunit delta; this translates as MVKLPSLKFLRRSTDETPNVSETASHSTVLDVGAEQLGKTYARALLAATQADGSTDAVVSDLNAICDEALLHSPKLQLAFESPQIDAAEKCRVVDRLFGGNSHPLLIKLMKVMAKRGRLGYLVAVRDAAVDLFDEAAGRLVAEVRTAVPLTEQLRGEVTQQLSTRFGKTVRLRESVDTGLVGGMVIRVGDTVFDSSVASRLDKLGKSAAAGFARQLLEHSDRFSSTS
- the atpA gene encoding F0F1 ATP synthase subunit alpha, with amino-acid sequence MKFNSDEIASVLQAEIEQFDNKVDVREVGTVLEVGDGIARVYGLSGVMAGEMVEFANGSIGLAFNLEENSVGVIILGEYLTIEEGQEVKALGTLLSVPAGDAVIGRVLDPLGNPLDGKGPVQTDITRPVEIIATGVAERKPVTEPLQTGIKAIDSMTPIGRGQRELIIGDRKTGKTAIAIDAILNQKGQGVKCFYIAIGQKDSAVASVVDVLERHGAMEYTTVIAAGASAPAPLQYIAPYAGTAMAEHFMFNGGHALVVYDDLSKQATAYRQMSLLMRRPPGREAYPGDVFYCHSRLLERSSKLSDELGGGSITSLPIIETLEGEVSAYIPTNVISITDGQIYVQPDLFFSGVRPAMNPGISVSRVGGAAQTKAMKKVSGGLRLQLAAFRALEAFAQLGTDLDPATQAELDRGYRMVELLKQPQYQPLSVAEQVISIYAGTNGHLDDVAVKEVQRFEKEFLQYVHDKHSSLISDLTATPALSDEIVERIVAAIKEFKTVYKPATPAA
- the atpG gene encoding ATP synthase F1 subunit gamma → MANARALDKRRKSIRNIRKITRTMELIATARYKKAMDRAAAATAYTEQITKIVSRLADAGLDVQHPLLEQREKINTTRVLVMASNRGLCGGYNASVLRTAMPRIKTLRESIPNVIIDASGKRGVNGLKFRGIETDQQFLQFEDQPAYDDVEKIAEGYLAEYITGKIDRLDVVYTKFISTSKQQTVIETLLPLGSLGDESESASGGPDESNAEYEFLPSAESILEEVVPTSFKVKLFKCFLDSAVSEQVARMIAMKGATESAGDMIKQLSMTYNRARQSQITGEIMEIIGGVEALEG
- the atpD gene encoding F0F1 ATP synthase subunit beta: MSTATATGRVTQVIGSTFDAEFPEGQLPKIYNALTIQSEHKGVTIDLTGEVQQHLGGGRVRAIALGSTEGMMRGMDVIDTGSPVSVPVGKATLGRVFNVLGKPIDKRGDVQADDYWPIHRQAPPLNELSTNTELFETGIKVVDLLTPFVRGGKAGLFGGAGLGKTVILTELIARIASSHGGYSVFAGVGERTREGTDLWLEMQETEIGSTGRNVIEQTCMVFGQMNEPPGSRLRVALSALTMAEYFRDTTGADTLLFVDNIFRFSQAGSEVSALLGRMPSAVGYQPTLATEMGALQERITSTKQGAITSVQAVYVPADDPTDPAPATAFGQLDAFIYLERSISEKGIYPAIDPLASNSRILDPQYVGDRHYTIARRVQTILQRYRELQDIIAILGVDELSEEDKTIVHRARRIERFLSQPFLVAEVFIGKPGEITSLEDTIRSFEGICDGKYDHLPEQAFMYVGAIEQAEEQAKKMESK